One region of bacterium genomic DNA includes:
- a CDS encoding cytochrome c biogenesis protein ResB, whose translation MTRARRYLGYLSSTKLTLVLLFALVFSSILSTLINIDIYHSWWFRGILGLLSLHLGVCSLNRWPSITSARKRKLPLLGFYLTHLSLLFILLGGLIGGLTGFSTQVIVNKGEVIQVEEVPGLWVRLNDFWIEYYPDSAMPKDFKSDLSLIRDGREVLRKTIEVNDPLDYEGIKFYQSTYGHGEVDEVEIEIKGKPFNLKIGEEVTLPDSRDKIRMTKFVPDLVVTESGQVISRSMEPNNPAVKVELSRSGQEPSRFWLFYHFPDFHQEDHGLDIKLTGFHQGVFSGLQVVNDPGAPFVWFGCALLMLGLCISLFVSHRRMKIMPQRREDTD comes from the coding sequence GTGACTCGTGCCAGAAGGTATCTTGGTTATCTTAGTTCAACTAAACTGACCCTCGTCCTTCTTTTTGCCCTGGTCTTCTCTTCTATCCTGTCTACCTTAATCAATATTGACATCTATCACTCCTGGTGGTTTAGGGGAATCCTTGGACTCCTGAGTCTTCACCTCGGGGTGTGTTCCCTGAACCGATGGCCTTCTATTACCTCAGCCAGGAAAAGGAAGCTGCCTCTACTTGGTTTCTACCTTACCCACCTGAGCCTTCTTTTTATTCTATTGGGTGGATTGATTGGGGGGCTGACTGGTTTTTCTACTCAGGTAATAGTTAACAAAGGAGAGGTTATTCAGGTAGAAGAAGTGCCTGGTTTATGGGTAAGGTTGAATGACTTCTGGATTGAATATTATCCTGATTCAGCCATGCCTAAGGACTTTAAAAGTGATTTAAGCCTTATTCGGGACGGTCGGGAGGTACTCAGAAAAACTATTGAAGTCAACGACCCCCTTGATTATGAAGGGATTAAGTTCTATCAATCCACCTATGGCCATGGTGAAGTGGATGAGGTAGAGATTGAGATTAAGGGAAAGCCGTTTAATCTTAAGATAGGCGAGGAAGTCACCCTTCCTGATTCCAGGGACAAGATTAGAATGACAAAGTTCGTTCCTGATTTGGTTGTAACGGAAAGCGGACAAGTAATCTCCCGTTCAATGGAACCAAATAACCCGGCGGTGAAGGTAGAATTATCTCGATCAGGCCAAGAACCTTCAAGATTTTGGTTATTCTACCATTTCCCTGACTTCCATCAGGAAGATCACGGTCTGGATATTAAATTAACGGGATTCCATCAAGGTGTCTTTAGTGGACTTCAAGTAGTCAATGACCCAGGTGCGCCCTTTGTCTGGTTTGGGTGTGCCTTACTGATGCTCGGCCTCTGTATTTCTCTTTTCGTTTCCCACCGTCGAATGAAAATAATGCCACAGAGACGCGAAGACACAGATTAA
- a CDS encoding NDP-sugar synthase, with protein MKAMILAAGLGTRLRPLTHRCPKVMIPVANRPLIEHTLCFLRRFGIREAIINLHYLPEIIKKRLGDGYRLGMKIAYSYEPTIMGTAGGLKQTEYFLKGETFILINGDTLIDFDLKAALAYHKAKQALATMILTDYRPEFGAVEVDQEGRIRDIVGILNQRDEVGAPSAIPMTFVGLHILEPKIFDYIPQGRPAEINREIYPAMIKEGKRIYGYQMQGYFRDLGEVSSYLEAHQDIMDGKLKLEIDLREKGDGIWMKPGGAIAGRFEITPPVMIGNNCRLKGRAEIGEYTVIGDNCILEAGISISRSVVWEGSRVKGRIEKSVVTPQ; from the coding sequence ATGAAAGCGATGATCCTGGCGGCTGGCCTGGGGACAAGGCTCAGACCACTTACCCATAGGTGTCCTAAGGTTATGATCCCGGTAGCCAATCGTCCCTTAATAGAACACACCTTGTGTTTCCTTAGGAGATTTGGTATTCGTGAGGCCATCATCAACCTCCACTATCTCCCTGAAATTATCAAAAAAAGGCTGGGAGATGGATATAGACTCGGAATGAAGATAGCCTATTCTTACGAACCAACCATCATGGGAACAGCCGGAGGCTTAAAACAGACCGAATATTTCCTTAAGGGTGAAACTTTTATCCTGATAAATGGAGACACCCTAATAGATTTTGATCTCAAGGCTGCCCTGGCCTATCATAAGGCAAAGCAAGCTTTAGCCACAATGATCCTCACAGACTACCGCCCTGAGTTTGGAGCCGTAGAGGTAGATCAAGAAGGCAGGATTCGAGATATCGTGGGTATTCTAAACCAAAGAGACGAAGTGGGTGCGCCATCCGCCATCCCAATGACCTTTGTTGGCCTCCATATCCTTGAGCCGAAAATATTCGACTACATCCCTCAGGGCAGACCGGCTGAAATAAACCGGGAAATATATCCGGCTATGATCAAAGAAGGAAAGAGGATATATGGCTATCAGATGCAAGGCTACTTTCGGGATTTAGGTGAAGTAAGCTCCTATCTTGAAGCCCATCAGGATATAATGGACGGCAAATTGAAACTCGAAATCGATCTAAGGGAGAAAGGGGACGGGATTTGGATGAAGCCAGGCGGGGCAATAGCCGGCCGGTTTGAAATCACCCCGCCGGTTATGATTGGTAACAACTGCCGCCTCAAAGGGAGGGCTGAGATTGGAGAATACACGGTTATCGGAGATAATTGTATTCTCGAAGCCGGAATAAGTATAAGCCGAAGTGTAGTCTGGGAAGGCAGCAGAGTGAAGGGGAGGATAGAGAAGTCTGTGGTTACTCCGCAGTGA
- the ccsB gene encoding c-type cytochrome biogenesis protein CcsB: MRFCGEVGIMTTISFSLALGAYFLASFLYGAGIFFQRLGRIPALITGLGFLAHSAGLLHRTIEASHAPFANLYESMIFFSWAIVLTSLVLEFRLKTRILGVVTTPLAFLAIASASMLPDHYKEITPLIPALQSYWLEIHVITCFLGYGAFAAAFGISILYLVKKHSKTNQLSQEDRLDELSYQTIAIGFPFLTLGIITGAIWANYAWGTYWSWDPKETWSLITWLIYAAYLHVRLRRDWRGNKAAWLSIIGFAAVIFTYLGVNLILSGLHSYT; this comes from the coding sequence TTGCGTTTTTGCGGAGAGGTAGGGATAATGACCACCATCTCTTTTAGCCTTGCTTTAGGGGCCTATTTTTTAGCCAGCTTTCTTTACGGAGCTGGTATTTTTTTCCAACGGCTGGGACGAATACCTGCCTTGATTACCGGCCTTGGTTTCCTGGCCCACAGCGCCGGCCTCCTGCACCGGACCATAGAGGCTTCTCACGCCCCTTTTGCCAACCTTTATGAATCTATGATCTTCTTTTCCTGGGCCATCGTCCTTACTTCCCTTGTTCTGGAGTTTAGGCTCAAGACACGGATCCTGGGGGTAGTTACCACCCCCCTTGCCTTTCTGGCCATTGCTTCAGCCTCAATGCTGCCTGACCATTATAAAGAGATCACCCCCCTCATACCCGCCCTTCAGAGCTATTGGCTGGAAATCCATGTCATAACCTGCTTCCTGGGCTACGGCGCCTTTGCCGCGGCCTTTGGCATAAGCATCCTTTACCTAGTTAAGAAACATTCTAAAACAAACCAACTATCTCAGGAAGACCGACTGGATGAGCTGAGCTATCAAACTATCGCCATAGGCTTTCCTTTCTTAACCCTGGGAATCATCACCGGGGCTATCTGGGCCAACTATGCCTGGGGCACTTATTGGAGCTGGGACCCCAAGGAGACCTGGTCATTGATCACCTGGCTTATTTATGCGGCTTATCTTCACGTGCGGTTAAGGAGGGACTGGCGGGGAAACAAGGCTGCCTGGCTTTCTATCATAGGTTTTGCCGCCGTAATTTTCACTTACCTGGGGGTTAATCTTATTCTTTCCGGGCTGCATAGTTATACATAG
- a CDS encoding PEGA domain-containing protein yields MFTILRYLLVCLSLLLLPQLAGAAAMAVLDFEDKSPVPSLTGQDAVNQLFTDLFPAAGITLIDRQVVQRVVTAQTQKIMGELSPEIANILGKILEADILVKGDYEEIRGPGGSSSFLINASFIGAERENLAGMDKRILNLFEGAYALSGLIERIVSPSEVIIDLGTYHGVKIGSPFTVLRAGIEIAELQVSKTYRYRSEAIVVTRTADRLIQGDQIRKSLTTLGEPVAPPHSLIITSNPSAAEVKLDARLVGLSPLIIKNPEIKAYGLELIKEGYGGLTGKITLRVLPSAFLTVSLLMARIEEGAQPLIEPGSLLVTSLPSNAKIYLQGELKGTTPLLISNLAPALYELSLTMTGYETAERKIILKTGEKYELNVHLNPIQAIPTLPPVAKEGLPSPRLLSTNKPYVQEKTALFAGLSYPGGVIVNVGVLDKLELRAEGFGIGAKYRVARGNRLALDLLYSLHNIHPDRREELLQVMALLNYELDTPVGLFDLSGGAGLLTLDRDEFAGFFGLETYLTSKAKLILEYSYPDGPGFGLQFPLRNNLWFDIGVAHEEEEGWHPEGGVYYSSE; encoded by the coding sequence ATGTTTACTATACTAAGATATCTTTTGGTTTGTTTATCGTTACTATTATTACCCCAATTGGCCGGGGCGGCGGCAATGGCTGTCTTGGATTTTGAGGATAAAAGTCCGGTTCCAAGCTTGACCGGCCAGGATGCAGTCAATCAACTCTTTACCGACCTTTTTCCAGCGGCCGGGATAACCTTGATTGACCGGCAGGTAGTCCAGCGGGTGGTGACGGCCCAAACTCAGAAGATTATGGGTGAACTCAGTCCGGAGATAGCCAATATCTTGGGCAAGATCCTGGAGGCAGACATCCTGGTTAAAGGAGATTATGAAGAAATCCGTGGGCCAGGGGGATCGAGTTCCTTCCTGATTAATGCCTCATTTATTGGCGCTGAAAGAGAAAATCTGGCCGGGATGGATAAACGGATTCTGAACCTTTTTGAGGGCGCCTATGCCCTATCCGGCTTGATTGAACGGATAGTCAGCCCCTCAGAGGTAATTATTGACCTGGGGACCTATCACGGCGTAAAGATTGGGTCGCCATTTACTGTCTTGCGGGCAGGAATAGAGATAGCTGAACTTCAGGTATCAAAGACCTACCGCTACCGTTCTGAAGCCATTGTGGTCACCAGGACAGCCGACCGCCTGATTCAAGGGGATCAGATCAGGAAGAGCTTGACTACCTTGGGGGAGCCGGTGGCTCCGCCTCACTCCCTTATTATAACCTCTAATCCCTCGGCAGCCGAGGTTAAACTGGATGCCAGACTGGTGGGACTTAGCCCGCTCATTATTAAAAATCCTGAGATCAAGGCCTACGGACTGGAGCTTATCAAGGAAGGCTACGGCGGGCTTACCGGAAAGATCACCCTGCGGGTTCTACCGTCTGCCTTTTTAACCGTCTCATTGCTTATGGCCAGGATAGAAGAAGGCGCCCAGCCATTGATTGAGCCGGGTTCTCTCCTGGTAACTTCTCTGCCGTCCAATGCCAAGATTTATCTTCAGGGGGAACTAAAGGGCACCACCCCGCTTCTCATTTCCAATCTTGCCCCGGCCTTATATGAACTTTCCCTGACCATGACCGGTTATGAAACAGCCGAAAGGAAAATAATTCTAAAAACCGGAGAAAAGTATGAACTTAATGTCCACCTTAACCCTATCCAGGCTATCCCTACCCTGCCCCCGGTGGCTAAAGAGGGACTCCCCTCACCCCGACTCCTTTCCACCAACAAGCCTTACGTTCAGGAGAAAACCGCCTTGTTTGCCGGTCTCTCTTATCCGGGAGGGGTAATTGTTAACGTTGGTGTTTTGGATAAGTTAGAGTTGCGGGCTGAAGGATTTGGCATAGGGGCCAAATACCGTGTGGCCAGAGGCAATCGACTGGCCTTAGATTTGCTTTATTCTCTCCATAATATCCATCCTGACCGTCGAGAAGAGTTACTCCAGGTGATGGCCTTATTGAACTATGAACTTGACACCCCAGTAGGTCTTTTTGATCTCTCTGGCGGGGCGGGGCTTCTTACCCTGGACAGGGATGAATTTGCAGGCTTCTTTGGTCTGGAAACCTACCTTACTTCTAAAGCCAAGCTGATCCTTGAATATAGCTATCCTGACGGTCCGGGATTTGGCTTGCAGTTTCCCTTGCGTAACAACTTGTGGTTTGATATTGGGGTGGCCCATGAGGAAGAGGAAGGCTGGCATCCGGAGGGGGGGGTATATTACAGTAGTGAATAA
- a CDS encoding 6-bladed beta-propeller produces MGRLGNGQAEFDHPNGLAIDNKGNLYVTDMGNHRVQVFDQAGRFKNLFYREGVGVSSFKSPAGIAVFNRRLYVVDRETNILSEFTLEGGFLTARPHFEWVKEKGGETGQEHFIGLNSVTVDKDGTLYGLEGDRAITCDGRHIYLANIDRVQKLTIPERKVILEFGQWGKALGEFRLPQGIAVGPEGKIFVADTLNNRIQIFDRHGNFLGVIGQYGKGAGEFYHPTGVGVNDQEEVWVADYDNHRIQKFIPRFKVEVPAGLEGQDSAYIYHEGRRLLTLNRYHQAIAYFSLLVEGRDELADNAQFYIGQAWQGLKEYEEAFLAYDRLIRNYPASDKIAAALLRKGDMARELGFLSEAKEAYEQILTRFPGEYLLRERAKQRLKLLGGRQ; encoded by the coding sequence ATGGGTCGATTAGGCAATGGCCAGGCCGAATTTGACCACCCTAATGGATTGGCCATTGATAACAAGGGGAATCTTTATGTCACTGATATGGGTAATCATCGGGTGCAGGTCTTTGATCAGGCCGGTCGATTTAAGAATCTCTTTTATCGGGAAGGGGTGGGCGTAAGTTCTTTTAAGAGTCCGGCGGGGATCGCTGTTTTTAATCGTCGCCTTTATGTGGTGGATCGGGAAACAAATATATTAAGCGAATTTACTCTTGAGGGGGGTTTTCTGACGGCCAGGCCCCACTTTGAGTGGGTAAAAGAGAAAGGCGGAGAGACGGGCCAGGAGCATTTTATCGGCCTTAATAGCGTAACCGTGGATAAAGATGGCACCCTTTATGGTCTTGAAGGTGACCGGGCTATTACCTGTGATGGAAGACATATTTATTTAGCCAATATAGACCGGGTTCAGAAGCTGACCATTCCTGAACGGAAGGTCATTCTGGAATTCGGTCAATGGGGCAAGGCCCTGGGAGAATTTAGACTTCCCCAGGGGATTGCGGTTGGACCTGAAGGAAAGATCTTTGTGGCCGATACCCTTAATAATCGCATTCAGATCTTTGATCGACATGGAAATTTCCTGGGTGTCATTGGCCAGTATGGCAAGGGAGCCGGAGAATTCTATCATCCCACCGGGGTTGGGGTAAATGATCAAGAAGAGGTCTGGGTAGCCGATTATGACAATCACCGTATCCAGAAGTTTATCCCCCGATTTAAGGTGGAAGTCCCGGCCGGCCTTGAGGGGCAAGACTCTGCTTATATCTACCATGAAGGCCGTCGGCTTCTGACCCTTAATCGTTATCATCAGGCCATTGCTTATTTCTCTCTGCTGGTTGAAGGAAGGGACGAATTGGCTGATAATGCCCAATTTTATATAGGCCAAGCCTGGCAGGGCCTCAAGGAATACGAAGAGGCATTTTTAGCTTACGACCGCCTCATCCGAAACTACCCGGCTTCAGATAAGATAGCGGCGGCTTTACTCAGAAAAGGGGATATGGCCAGAGAGCTTGGCTTCCTCTCAGAGGCGAAGGAGGCTTATGAGCAGATTTTAACCCGGTTCCCCGGTGAGTATTTGCTCAGGGAGAGGGCTAAGCAGAGGCTTAAATTGCTGGGGGGAAGGCAATAG
- a CDS encoding 6-phosphofructokinase: MELKGKIVVAQGGGPTAVINQSLVGVVLEARKFPQVTKIYGAEHGVRGIVNEDFLDLTQETGHNLEQVARTPASALLSTRDKPDEKYCAEIFEVLKAHEVRYFFYIGGNDSSDTVRIVNEEAKKADYEFRAIHIPKTIDNDLVLNDHTPGYPSAARFVAEAFIGANLDNRALPGVYIAVVMGRHAGFLTAASAMAQKFPDDGPHLIYLPEVSFNLDKFTRDVSAVYDKYGRCVIAVSEGIQDEDKVPIAAKLQAVVEKDDHGNVQLSGSGALGDLLSEHIKNTTNIKRIRSDTFGYLQRSFMACVSEVDRQEAREVGEKAVQYALWYDKGGSVTIQRTGSYAVEYGFVPVSEIGGKTRHMPDEFIDSQRSHITEAFRNYLRPLLGADFPQAYRIRAPRVEKILNKR, from the coding sequence ATGGAACTAAAAGGCAAAATAGTGGTAGCTCAGGGTGGCGGGCCTACCGCTGTGATCAACCAGAGCTTAGTGGGTGTGGTTCTTGAAGCCCGGAAGTTTCCCCAGGTAACCAAGATTTATGGGGCAGAACACGGTGTCCGGGGCATTGTTAATGAAGATTTCCTGGATTTAACCCAGGAGACAGGCCATAACCTGGAGCAGGTCGCCAGAACACCTGCCTCAGCCTTGCTGTCTACGCGGGATAAACCTGATGAGAAATATTGTGCGGAAATCTTCGAGGTCTTAAAAGCCCACGAGGTGCGGTATTTCTTTTATATTGGCGGCAATGATTCATCCGATACCGTCAGGATTGTCAATGAAGAAGCCAAAAAGGCCGACTATGAATTCAGGGCCATCCACATCCCCAAGACCATTGATAATGATCTGGTTTTGAATGACCATACGCCCGGCTATCCTTCTGCGGCCAGATTTGTGGCCGAGGCGTTTATCGGCGCTAACCTTGACAACCGGGCATTACCCGGCGTTTATATCGCCGTAGTTATGGGCCGGCATGCGGGGTTCTTAACGGCCGCCTCAGCCATGGCTCAAAAATTTCCGGATGATGGACCGCATCTGATTTATTTACCCGAGGTTTCTTTTAATCTCGATAAATTCACCAGGGATGTCTCAGCGGTCTATGATAAGTACGGTCGATGTGTCATTGCTGTCTCAGAAGGCATACAGGACGAAGATAAGGTGCCGATTGCCGCTAAGCTTCAAGCCGTGGTGGAAAAAGATGACCACGGCAATGTCCAGTTATCAGGCAGCGGGGCCCTGGGAGACCTGTTAAGCGAGCATATTAAAAATACCACTAATATTAAAAGAATCCGCTCCGACACCTTTGGCTATCTGCAAAGGTCCTTTATGGCTTGTGTCAGTGAGGTGGACAGGCAGGAAGCCAGGGAAGTCGGCGAAAAGGCCGTTCAATATGCCTTATGGTATGATAAAGGCGGCTCAGTAACCATTCAGCGCACCGGTTCTTACGCCGTGGAATACGGATTTGTCCCTGTCTCGGAAATAGGCGGCAAGACGAGACATATGCCGGATGAGTTTATCGATAGCCAGAGAAGTCATATCACAGAGGCCTTCAGAAATTACTTAAGGCCTTTGCTGGGGGCTGATTTTCCCCAGGCC